In Saccharicrinis fermentans DSM 9555 = JCM 21142, a genomic segment contains:
- a CDS encoding DUF5458 family protein, translating to MAENTAMATPVADTKQAKNGSKKELNAHSLTDSIGKLNKFGGFNFLESSVDGIQNLNPERKARKKIFLTDEQKAGEREALKNTIDLWVDLLTSSDSITDMLEKSKSKAESVSAKLAESQLLAVNTVKELERSYRSVMLFYKNTEADKLTNITIVNAAPEQITDLDNSRFIDYVADELKQNYDKLDLRMNYSILAIPGYLGSNKVVEKWAKIAHNNKVMLFTDFADLEKPDDVVEMFFSSNLAGGDTFKANTTMCCNWLVGRGKYAELNEEEDLHVPPSAALAGKVYRTLMSQVTAGKKYGSINEVDGVTFPLKKSEISQLEKMGLIPMVNEYGKVMAFSAKTLFNGDNLGLQTYSVVRVFDYITKVLFDFLNRRSFENWNSKAERDLRSQIVKFLDGVQGPDRLIEKFKIVRFERDPNQKDRIFLDIHLTPYFPAKSFVIKLDGIKGDDGAEWNSEVEQA from the coding sequence ATGGCAGAAAATACTGCGATGGCTACTCCCGTAGCCGACACAAAGCAAGCCAAAAACGGTTCTAAAAAAGAATTGAACGCTCATTCATTAACAGATTCCATTGGCAAACTCAATAAGTTCGGTGGCTTTAACTTCTTGGAGTCATCCGTTGATGGTATTCAAAACCTAAACCCGGAACGCAAAGCTCGTAAAAAGATTTTTCTTACAGACGAACAAAAAGCCGGAGAACGCGAAGCCTTAAAAAATACCATAGACTTGTGGGTAGATTTACTAACATCCTCTGACAGCATCACTGATATGCTCGAAAAAAGTAAATCTAAGGCAGAGTCCGTATCCGCAAAACTTGCCGAAAGTCAGCTATTGGCCGTTAATACCGTCAAGGAACTGGAAAGATCGTACCGCTCTGTTATGCTATTTTACAAAAATACAGAAGCGGATAAGTTAACCAATATCACAATTGTCAATGCTGCGCCAGAGCAAATAACTGACTTGGATAATTCACGTTTTATCGACTATGTGGCCGATGAACTCAAACAAAATTACGACAAACTAGACCTAAGAATGAACTACTCTATTTTGGCTATACCAGGCTATCTGGGATCCAATAAGGTGGTTGAAAAATGGGCGAAGATTGCACATAATAATAAGGTAATGCTATTTACCGACTTTGCAGATTTAGAAAAACCAGACGATGTCGTAGAAATGTTTTTCTCCTCTAATCTTGCTGGTGGTGATACCTTTAAAGCCAACACAACCATGTGTTGTAACTGGTTGGTGGGTCGTGGCAAATATGCCGAATTAAATGAAGAAGAGGATTTACATGTTCCACCATCTGCCGCCTTGGCCGGAAAAGTATATCGCACCCTTATGTCGCAGGTTACAGCCGGTAAAAAATATGGCAGTATCAACGAAGTAGATGGTGTTACTTTCCCATTAAAGAAAAGTGAAATATCACAACTGGAAAAAATGGGTCTTATTCCAATGGTGAATGAATACGGCAAAGTGATGGCCTTCTCTGCTAAAACATTATTCAATGGCGATAATCTTGGCTTACAGACTTATTCGGTAGTAAGGGTATTTGATTATATCACAAAGGTATTGTTCGATTTCTTAAACCGTCGTTCTTTCGAGAACTGGAACTCTAAAGCAGAGCGCGACCTACGTTCTCAAATCGTTAAGTTTTTGGACGGGGTGCAAGGACCGGATCGATTAATCGAAAAATTTAAGATCGTACGCTTCGAACGTGACCCAAATCAAAAAGACCGCATCTTCCTGGATATTCATTTAACTCCTTATTTCCCTGCTAAAAGCTTTGTTATCAAACTAGACGGTATCAAAGGTGATGATGGGGCTGAATGGAACTCTGAGGTAGAACAAGCATAA
- the tssD gene encoding type VI secretion system tube protein TssD: protein MAFRATLSLAGKEFDVLDCDYKLERDVDSKGRPASNIYGGKVRVRVESTEDTSILEQMVNQFKPITGSVIFKKGDEEAKMKELTWENGYIISFEESIDVVGARPMSTTFIVSAQVLKIGGAQYEQNWPN from the coding sequence ATGGCTTTTAGAGCAACCCTAAGTTTAGCAGGCAAAGAATTTGATGTGCTAGATTGTGATTACAAACTAGAAAGAGATGTTGATTCAAAAGGTAGACCAGCATCCAACATTTACGGAGGAAAAGTTCGCGTACGTGTTGAGTCAACAGAAGACACATCTATTCTTGAACAAATGGTGAATCAGTTCAAACCAATTACAGGAAGTGTAATCTTTAAAAAAGGAGATGAAGAAGCAAAAATGAAAGAATTGACTTGGGAGAATGGGTATATCATTTCTTTCGAAGAATCAATTGATGTAGTTGGGGCTCGCCCAATGTCAACTACATTTATTGTTTCGGCACAAGTTCTAAAAATTGGTGGAGCTCAATACGAGCAAAACTGGCCAAACTAG